One region of Aurantimonas sp. HBX-1 genomic DNA includes:
- a CDS encoding DUF2231 domain-containing protein produces MSKTESPVSPVMKRVSEMDTSSAVAVAGHPIHAMSVHFPIALVIATLGCDVFYWWSGDEFWLRASIWSAGFAFCLGVAAGMAGTAELLLVRGIRSRAASWTHAIAAMMLLSIAGMNWGLRLVDPDAVLPLGLALSALASVFTGLAGWHGGKLILHHGVGIMVSDQE; encoded by the coding sequence ATGAGCAAGACCGAGTCGCCCGTCAGCCCGGTGATGAAGAGGGTCAGCGAGATGGACACGAGCTCTGCCGTGGCCGTCGCCGGTCATCCGATCCACGCCATGAGCGTGCATTTCCCGATCGCCCTGGTCATCGCGACGCTCGGCTGCGACGTCTTCTACTGGTGGTCGGGCGACGAATTCTGGCTGCGGGCCAGCATCTGGTCGGCCGGCTTCGCCTTCTGCCTCGGCGTCGCGGCGGGCATGGCCGGCACCGCCGAGCTGCTGCTGGTGCGCGGCATCCGCAGCCGCGCGGCGAGCTGGACGCACGCCATCGCGGCGATGATGCTGCTGTCGATCGCCGGCATGAACTGGGGCCTGCGGCTCGTCGATCCGGACGCGGTGCTGCCGCTCGGTCTCGCGCTGTCGGCGCTGGCGAGCGTGTTCACGGGGCTGGCAGGCTGGCATGGAGGCAAGCTGATCCTTCATCACGGCGTCGGGATCATGGTGTCAGACCAGGAATGA
- a CDS encoding CopD family protein, which yields MTIVWLKSLHIAALVIWCGGLLILPILLTQREAAGERGTEIDRLHTFTRFAYIALVSPAAFVAIGSGTALILVGEIFTVWLAVKLVFVGFLVFLHVWLGLLVLSVFKKGKNFRPWRAISGVVTISLTVSAILWVVLAKPDISTDFLPSVFHEPGGLGRLAGDLIPGLTP from the coding sequence TTGACCATCGTCTGGCTGAAGAGCCTCCATATCGCGGCACTGGTGATCTGGTGTGGCGGGCTGCTGATCCTGCCGATCCTCCTGACCCAGCGGGAGGCCGCCGGGGAGCGCGGCACGGAAATCGATCGGCTGCACACCTTCACCCGCTTCGCCTATATCGCCCTCGTCTCGCCGGCCGCCTTCGTCGCGATCGGCTCGGGCACCGCGCTGATCCTCGTCGGCGAGATCTTCACGGTCTGGCTGGCGGTCAAGCTGGTCTTCGTCGGCTTCCTCGTCTTCCTGCACGTCTGGCTGGGGCTGCTCGTCCTCTCGGTGTTCAAGAAGGGCAAGAACTTCCGCCCGTGGCGCGCGATCTCCGGCGTCGTGACGATCAGCCTCACCGTCTCGGCGATCCTCTGGGTGGTGCTGGCCAAGCCGGACATCTCGACAGACTTCCTGCCGTCGGTGTTCCACGAGCCGGGCGGCCTTGGCCGGCTCGCCGGCGACCTCATTCCTGGTCTGACACCATGA
- a CDS encoding cytochrome c oxidase assembly protein: MTPASLPSAFDPYCGAPPVPGELLAAWNGDPVLAAALFLAATAGFWLLRGVGEGGARLWHAGAMLALVAAFLSPLCALSSALFSARVVHHLLLIAVAAPMLALAFPKRRPGGTALLSLLVAVHLAAVWFWHAPQPYEAALSGDVTYWTMELTLLVSGVLLWRELTAPAAPVGRVLMAHLTLIVQMGLLGALITFATEPLYAPHFLTTVPYGLSALDDQQLAGLIMWVPAILPYLLAALLALDGVIRDGFGQKGQAV, encoded by the coding sequence ATGACGCCTGCCTCCTTGCCGAGCGCCTTCGACCCTTACTGCGGCGCGCCGCCGGTCCCCGGCGAGCTTCTCGCCGCGTGGAACGGCGACCCGGTCCTTGCCGCGGCGCTGTTCTTGGCAGCGACCGCCGGTTTCTGGCTGCTGCGCGGGGTGGGCGAGGGCGGGGCGCGCCTGTGGCACGCCGGCGCCATGCTCGCCCTGGTCGCGGCCTTCCTCTCGCCGCTCTGCGCGCTGTCCTCGGCGCTGTTTTCGGCGCGGGTGGTCCATCATTTGCTGCTGATCGCCGTCGCCGCGCCGATGCTGGCCCTGGCCTTCCCGAAACGGCGCCCCGGCGGAACCGCGCTGCTGTCGCTGCTCGTCGCCGTCCACCTCGCCGCCGTGTGGTTCTGGCACGCGCCGCAGCCCTACGAGGCGGCGCTCTCCGGCGACGTGACCTACTGGACGATGGAGCTGACGTTGCTGGTCTCGGGCGTGCTGCTCTGGCGCGAACTGACCGCGCCGGCAGCCCCGGTCGGCCGCGTGCTGATGGCGCATCTGACGCTGATCGTGCAGATGGGCCTGCTCGGCGCGCTGATCACCTTCGCAACAGAGCCGCTCTACGCGCCGCACTTCCTGACCACCGTCCCCTACGGCCTGTCGGCGCTGGACGACCAGCAGCTGGCCGGCCTGATCATGTGGGTGCCGGCGATCCTGCCGTACCTGCTGGCGGCGCTGCTGGCCCTCGACGGCGTCATCCGCGACGGGTTCGGGCAGAAGGGGCAGGCCGTTTGA